agttacctccctctgccccccccttGCTCCAGGGGGAGggaggccgggggggggggtccagCTCCCAGCCAAAATGGGGGTGCTCACCTGTGTTCCTGGGGTCCCCTGTTGACCGGGGGGTCCAGGCTCCCCTTGCGGCCCCTGTGACGGTCAGAGAGGGCGGGTCAGTGCTCGAGGACCCCACTGGGGACACGGCGGTGTCTCCAGCGTGGCATCACGTGTCCCTAGTGGGGGTGtcatggggaggggggggacaccccatgGAGAGACAGTGCTGGGGGACGCTGCTGCGGGGAAGCTCGCAGCGCTCAGGTGGGACGGACTGGCCGCCCCCCACTCACCAGGTTCCCCTTGGGACCGATGGGACCGTCCATGCCACGCACGCCCTGCGGAGGAGACGGGTGCTgagttgggggggggacacgcagCGGGTTTGGTAGTAGACGGGGATGGGGGTCTTGTCACGGCACTTACCGGGGGACCGGGGATTCCCGGGGGGCCTTTGGGGCCGAGCAGACCTCTGGGTCCCTGCGAGGGCAGATGGGGTGTTAAGGGGGCACCCGGGGTGGGGTCTTTGCTCCCAAAGGTGGTGGGAATGTGATGTGTCCCCCCCCGGGATCACGGTGCCATCCCCGCCAGGCCACGGCAGGGGCCAGCGGGGCCGTGGCACCGCTTCGTCACCCCCCTCGACCTGCGCGAGACCCCCGCCACGGGCGTAAGACCCCGTACCGCTTCTCCGGGGAGTCCTCGGGGTCCCACCTCTCCGTCATCACCCTGTGGAGGGACAAGGGGGGGGATCGGTGAGCAGGGATGGGGGCGATCCAGGCTGTcccaccccggtgtccccacgcCTGGCTCATCCGGAGCCACTCACCCTCTCGCCATCCTCGCCGGGGGGTCCCGGCATGCCCTGCGAACCGGTTTCACCCTACGGGGCAAAAACCCGGGTCAGCCGTCGGGTACGGCCACGCCGGGCTGGTGCCAGGGGTGCGAAGGGGGGGGGTGGGCGCAGTGGGGGCGCGGGGGCAGCAGGTAAAGGGGATGTTGAGCGACAGCGGGGCGGCGTGAATGCGCTCAGTGTGCGCAGGCAGCTGGCCGTGAATGGGGGCTCTGTGCCGGCCGGAGGGGTGGGAAGGCGGCTGGCGGCGTTGGCGGTGACGGCGGGTGCCGGTGTTTGCTCAGGCCGCGGTTTACGGGTGCAGCCGGCGGCGGGGTCccggggaagaaggagggggggggggttgcGGGTACCCCCAAGGCAGGCACGCCCAGGGGTGGAGGCAGGGTGAAGGCAGCggggtgtgcaggcaggagccggGGGGGGTCCAGGGGTGCCGTCCCCCCGGCCGCGGTGACTCACCCGCTGGCCTTTGTCacccggcagccccggcagcccgtCGAAGCCGCGGTCACCCTGGGTGGGGGGGATGACACAGAGATGTCACCGAGGTGCCACCGAGGACACCCCTCGGAGCGGGGGGACCTCCAGGATGCTCCCCGGGATCAGCCGGGATCCGCGATCAGCTGGGATCTGGGATCAGCTGGGATCGGCCCCACAGAGGGACCCCGGCGCGGCAGGGGGTCCGgcgctgccccccaccccaaggaATCGGCTTCTTCGATCCAGCATCCGCACACCGATCCCGGCTCTGATCCCACGGGTTCCCCGCATCCCAGTCCGCCGTGGGGCCGCCAGCTGCCGGCCCAgtgtgggggtccccagcagaGCTCTCCTGGGACACGGgtgggcacccaagggtgctccGGGTCCCGGTGACCAAGTGGGGGGATCCGAGGGGACCCCAATGCTCACTCGGGAGCATCCCAGCCGTTACCTTAACGCCGGGATCGCCAGGCATCCCCCGTGCGCCGTCAGCCCCCGGTCGGCCCTGCCGGACACAGAGGGGGTGAGAGGGGGTGCggaccccccccccatcccctcccatcccGGCCCCCCCAAACTCACCCTCCGGCCAGGCTTTCCCGGGGGTCCGGTCAGGCCCTGAGGACCTCGGGGACcctggagagagggagggcagagcattAACGAGGTCCCAGATAACGAGGTGCACGAggcggcgggggtggggggtcaTCGGGGTCcgctccccccccaccccctcgtTCTTGGGGCTCACCTGGGGGCCGAAGTCTCCCGACTCCCCCTTCATGCCGGTGCTGCCAGGCTGGCCCTGCGAGcaagaggggggggggaaatcatgGGGGTTCCCCCACagacaccccaaaccccccaccccacaacCCTCATCCCTCCCCAACCCCACGCCATGGTACCaccacccccacacacactccccccgccccgaaccccaaaccccaccgAGATGCCGATACACACCATGGGTCCGGGGCGGCCGGTGTACCCCATGGGTCCGGGGGGGCCCCGCAGGgccagctgggggggggagaagcagagaggggGTTACTCCTCACCGGGGGATACGGGGGCAGAACCAGGGGCACCGGGTGCAGGATGCGACCCCCCGGGCACCCCTGGGTCCAGCACCCATGGGGTGCGAGCAGCTTTGGGAATGGCATCAGAGGGTCCTGGGGGGTTCCCCATGACACacaacccccacccccaaaatgctgacacaccccccccccagactCACCCGGGCTTGCTGCAGGATGGCCTGAGCCTGCGCCTCCTGTGCCGCTACCGCCGGACCCTTGTCACCGCCACCGCTCCCGAAGCGGAACTGGGACAGGCGAAcagtggggatggggtggggatggggtggggatgggtgcccccccaaaaaaatggGGGGGACACACCTTTTGGGGGGAAGCCACCCCATCACACCTCGCCCAGCTCCTCCACCCCACTCACCGGCAGCATCATGGAGGTGCCGGGGGGTCCGGGGGTCCCGTCGGAGCCGGGGAGGCCGGCACGGCCGGGGGGCCCTGTTGGGGACAGGCGTGGGGGGTCAATGACACAAGGAGGGGGGTCAACGCCATGATGGAGGGTTTTGGAGGGCCCCCCAAGCCCATACTCACCCTCTCGCCGGGTTCTCCCGGGGCTCCCGGGGGTCCCTGCGTCCCCGGTGGTCCCGACatgccctgggggggggggggagcagagacATGGGGTGATGGTGGCACCGGGTGGGGGGGTGACAACGGGGTGCTACCCCCCCATACCATCACCCAAGGCGGGGGGCTCTTACCGCAGGTCCCTCGGGACCGGGGGGACCCTCCACCAACATGCCCTgcgggaggagaaggggggtgTTAGGGGGTCAGCGTCGGGCCCTGGGGTGCTGTCACCAGCCGGGGGGATGACGGTGACACACCGGTGGCCCTGCAAATTGGGGacacgcacacatacacacgtACCGGTTCGAGGACGGCGGGCTCGCCCTTCTCGCCCTTGTAGCCCCTGACGCCGCGCACAGCCTGGGGGTGGCAGACATGTAACCCCCCCCAAGAGGGACCCGTCAGTGCAGggcaccccggggaccccgtgtgtcccccccccagtcccACAGCCAACCCCACCGTGGGGGTCTCTGCCCCGGACATCCCCGTTAACGCAGCCTTAATCAGGGCTGAGTTTAAGGGGTGGGGTtaaacccccccaaaatacacccccctcacccccccaaaAGGGAGGGTCAGGATTTaggaactggggggggggggatggacCCCCAGTTCAAatcccagccccccccccccgagatGGCGGCGTGGGGGGGGTGGGAATTACCTCGTCCCGCAGCGGTAATTAACGCCAGCGCCGCCATTAATTGAGGGGATCAGACGGGGCGAAGCACACAGggaaggggggggcggggggcgtgATGATGTCACGCACGGCCCAAGTGACATCACACCCTAGGCAAGGGTGAGGTCATGCTGCGGGGACACGGCAAAtgaggggacacacacacacacgcgcaccCGGGGCCGTGCAGGGGCCGACAGCGGGGATGGGGCGAGACAGACGGACGTGGAGAcaggacggacggacggacgtGGAGACGAGCCGGGACGGACACTCAagaccccctccccccccaactTACGCCCAGCTCCTCGGGGTGGTCCGTATAGACGTACTCATACGCCCGGCTGGGacccccatcctcctcctcctcctcctcctgccgccCCGACGGCGGGGTGATGGGCACCCCGAGGAGAGACGGCGTTAACGGGCAGAactgggggcagcggggaacCCCCCGTCTCGCCCACCCAGTTCCCCATTGCACCCCCCCACCCTGTCcggtggcagggaggggaccccggggtCCGGGGAGGGtgggtgtccccccccgggTGTTACCTGCGCCGGGCCCGTCTCCTCCCAGGAGGCACCGtcggggtcctggggggggcccggggcgtAATCCGGGTACGCGGTGGCCCCCCAGGGCTCCTCCgtggggggcagccccccgtCCTGGGTGGGAGCGGTGGGGAGAGGTCATGGGAGAGCGGGCAAgacggacggacagacggacaaGCAAAGCGGTGGATGATGGAGACACACAGCcgggggggggcgagggggttAGTAGGTGGCTCCCCAAAAACGCACCCGGATATCGTTTTGGGGGACAAAGCGATGGCGGGAGGGGACGGACACCAGGGGGTGTGAAATTTGGGGAGGCGAGAGAAATAAAGGTGGGAGACGACTCGCTGGAAAGGGACCCCCCCCATCTTTCCAGCGCTCCCCCCGCTTTATTTGCATCGCCGGGACGTCACCGAAGGGCCCCGTGGTGGGACggatggacggacggacggacggacggactCAGGATCCCGGCTCGGGATCGTTCTCTACCTGCTGGTAGCTGTTGCCTCGGCTCCTGGCCCCGTtcctggggggggggctcagccccatcTTGTTTTCAGGGGGACCCCCATTCCCGGGATGGTTCCCGGGGGGTTTCCCCTTGCCGGGGGATTTCCCGTAGGCGGGTGCCGTGTTCATCATCCGTTGTTTTTTCGGGGTGCCGGCCCTGGGGGGGCCCTTGGGGTTGGGGCCGGGGGGTTCTAGCTCCCAGCACGGCGAGGAAGAGGACGGCGGCGGCGATGAAGAGGCGGCAGCAGCgacacacacgcacgcacacacacacaaacccgcccgggggtggggggtggggggggaggagacAAAACACAAAGCGCCCAGCGTGAGGTCCCCGGGGACGGCACGAGTGCGGAGGGGGGGacctggggtcccccccccccgggtgcaTCCACCCCCCTCATTCCCCGTGGCCTTCCATGCTCCTGCTTGgtagggggggggggggccctgcGACACAACTGGGACAGACAGacggatggacagacagacggacagaCAGGACCCTGCCCGCCGTTACCTTttcggggaccccccccagggtggggggccCGTCCTCGCTATTAGTGTAGTAGTAGGGGTACTCGTAGTACTCCGCAGCCTCCTCGGAGTACTGGGGGGAGGACGGGGGACACGACGATGGGGGGGGCGAGAAGAAGGAAACGTCACCGAAACACAgccactggggggggggacaccggggacacgTGTCCCCCCGACCCCATCCCCTTTGCGGGGGTAAACCCACCCTGGAGCAACCCCCCAACACCAGGGAGAAGGGTCCCCACCACCATTGGtgcccaccaccccccccaatcccacgccccccccccccccccttgctgCTGCCGGGGGGGTTCCTGGGCCTGGGGGCTGCCGTCCGCCGCGGCGGCACAGCCGGGACCGTAGTGCTCGCAGTAGTCGAACGCCGCTTGCGGGTCAGCGACGATGAGCAGCTGCTGGATGTCACCCTGTGGGTGAcacatggcggggggggggggggggtgagatGGGTGACACCCCCCCTACCCCAACCCAAGACCCCAACCCGCTGCCACTCACGCACCTGGAAAACCTCTTCGTCGAGGATGCGGGTGCCGAACACGGTGATGCCGCGGGTGTCGAGGAGGGGCCGGGTGCTGCGGGGAAGGGGTCGCGTCTCCCGCTGCCGACAATCCACCAGCAGCGTCACCGACCGCCGGCTGACGCTCAGGGCCACCCGGTGCCACCTGCGGGGAGACGGGGAGGTGGGTACGGGACCGTCGGCATCGGAGGATGCCGGCTGGCGGGTACCCACTTGCCGTCAGCCAAATCGATGCCCCGGAAAAGGGGATAATCCTCGGGGGCCGGGCGACCGTGTTGGTCCTCGTAGAGGAAGACGGGCGAGCGGCCGAGCTCCACGCCCAGCTGCTGGATGCCGTCCTGGTTGTAGATGGAGAGGAGGAACGCCTGGACGCCGGGTTTGGCTTTCACCAAGGCCATGATGGAGAAATCCTCCGGGAATTTACCTGGGGAGGTGAGCGAGAGGTGGTTGAGCACAGCGGGGGGTCGGTCCGTGGGTCCCCCCCATCACCGGTTCCGCCCGCTTACCGGCAAAGAGCTGCCGGGTGGGTGCGCTGAGCTGCGCCTGCCGCGTTATCCGGTAAGCGACGTCGGAGCCGGCGCCGCGTTGGGAGCAGAAACCCGGCACCTTCTTGACGCCCTCGGGCAGGGAGTGGAGCTGGAGGATCTTCAGCACGTCCACGGGCTCTCCTGGGGACGGGAGGGGACGCGTTAGGGTGCGGGGTCCCCTTGGTGGACCCACCGCTGCCCGCCACGCTGCCGGCACCACCGTCGGCACTGGGAGTGGTGCTGCAGGTGCTGttgggtgccgtggggcactGCAAGGTGCCGTAGGGTGTCAtagggtgccatggggtgccaCAGGGTGCTGTGGGATGCCCTGGGCACTGCAGGGTGCCATAGGATACCATGGGGTGCCCCAGGTACTGCAGGGTGCCATAGGGTGCTATAGGATGCCATGGGGCGCCCCAGGTACTGCAGGGTGCCATAGGGTACCATGAGATGCtatggggtgccgtggggtgcccCAGCCATTcctgggtgccatggggtgccatagggtgctgtggggcaccGTGAGCTGCCCCAGGCACTGCAGGGTGCCGTGGGGGGCCTCAGGTACTGcagggtgccatggggtgccatggggtgccatggggcaccATGGGCTGCCCTGAGCACTactgggtgccgtggggtgccaTGGGCTGCCCCAGGCACTgcagggtgccgtggggtgctgtggggtgccatggggcaccATGGGCTGCCCCAGGCACTGCCAGGTGCCGTGGGGCACCGTAGCCGTGCCCGTCCCGCCCCATCCCGCCACTATCCGAATTCCGATCTCCCTCCCGGGACGCCCATGAAGGGCGGCTTTGTTCGGCTGCCGGCGGCACCGGGacggcggccggggcgggggctcTCACCGGCACCAGTGTCCCCCCTCACGGCCATTGCCGCACCCCCAAAccgtcccccctgtccccccatccccaccctggCCCAGCCGGCCCAACTTCCCCATCGCAGCCCCAGCATCTGCAGAACCCATCAGGGGCAGCAGCCAAgcaccggggccggggggaggacggacggacagacggacacgGTGCCGCCACACCGGTGCAGCCCGGTGAAGCCGACCAGGACAACCCCGGCGAGCCCCGACgcttcccccccacaccccaaaaccctcatCCCCAACGGGGTGCGTGGCGATGGGGACCACGCCACGTGcgtccgtccgtctgtccgcCTCCCAtccccctccgcctcccccATAGCCAGCCTCGGCCTGCGTTTCTCATCAGCCCCATCACCGTGGCACGGGGCTcgtcccccccgccgccctcggCGCCTGGCCGGGATGGTTGGGCCATACCGGGGGCACTGCGGTGGGGAAGCTCACGGCACCACGTTACCCCTCCAAAATCCACCCGGCGCCCCCCGTTCTCCGGCCTGGCCTCGAGGGATGCTCGGGGCGGGAAGGGGGGAGCCGCCAACGCCGGgtcccctcctcttcctcgccGCCCGCAGCGCTGGCCCCCTCCCAGCCCGGCCGGCACAGAGGCACCTTTCTTCTGCCGGTGACGCCGGGTGAGAGGAAAAGCCATTACGGGCGCATAGCTCAActcccggggggccggggggggggcggagcggggcccccccttctcccctcccgcGTACCCCCATGTCCTCCGTACGGTGGCATCGAGGCCATCGTCCCCAGCTACCTGCCatggccccccccc
The sequence above is drawn from the Ciconia boyciana chromosome 29, ASM3463844v1, whole genome shotgun sequence genome and encodes:
- the LOC140644773 gene encoding collagen alpha-1(XI) chain-like, which encodes MTPYGTLQCPTAPNSTCSTTPSADGGAGSVAGSGEPVDVLKILQLHSLPEGVKKVPGFCSQRGAGSDVAYRITRQAQLSAPTRQLFAGKFPEDFSIMALVKAKPGVQAFLLSIYNQDGIQQLGVELGRSPVFLYEDQHGRPAPEDYPLFRGIDLADGKWHRVALSVSRRSVTLLVDCRQRETRPLPRSTRPLLDTRGITVFGTRILDEEVFQGDIQQLLIVADPQAAFDYCEHYGPGCAAAADGSPQAQEPPRQQQGGGGGAWDWGGWWAPMVYSEEAAEYYEYPYYYTNSEDGPPTLGGVPEKDGGLPPTEEPWGATAYPDYAPGPPQDPDGASWEETGPAQFCPLTPSLLGVPITPPSGRQEEEEEEDGGPSRAYEYVYTDHPEELGHDLTLA